The following coding sequences are from one Halomonas sp. HAL1 window:
- a CDS encoding TRAP transporter small permease: protein MTDEEMEKSYRSGLPGILGVIDTAISKMEAVILAMGVLLMALNTVTNVVARFVFGNSIMFSGELNRILIIMITFAGIGYAARHGRHIRMSAIYDALPVGGRKVLMIGIALFTSLVMFFLLYYSIIYIVDLYSKGRVLPSLGLPVWIIYLWVPLGFLVTGIQYLLTAVKNFTSHDVYLSTGVVDGYKDTETEV from the coding sequence ATGACCGATGAAGAGATGGAAAAGAGTTATCGCTCCGGTTTGCCGGGGATTTTAGGTGTGATCGACACTGCAATTAGCAAAATGGAAGCCGTGATCCTGGCGATGGGCGTTTTGCTAATGGCGCTGAATACGGTCACCAACGTGGTTGCCCGTTTCGTGTTTGGCAACAGCATTATGTTTTCCGGTGAATTAAACCGAATTTTGATCATCATGATCACCTTTGCCGGGATTGGCTATGCCGCCCGACATGGCCGCCATATTCGTATGTCGGCTATTTATGATGCATTGCCGGTGGGTGGACGCAAAGTACTGATGATTGGTATTGCACTATTCACATCGCTGGTGATGTTTTTCCTTCTTTATTATTCAATTATTTATATTGTTGACCTGTATAGCAAAGGGCGCGTGCTTCCCTCCCTGGGTTTACCGGTATGGATCATTTACCTATGGGTACCGCTGGGCTTTTTGGTCACCGGAATTCAATATTTATTGACCGCTGTTAAAAACTTTACTTCCCACGATGTGTATCTCTCGACGGGCGTGGTGGATGGTTATAAAGACACGGAAACTGAAGTCTGA
- a CDS encoding TIGR02444 family protein, with protein sequence MQNSIALDSTRLQRLQQAPLWEFALALYAKPGVETACLTLQEEAELDVCELLFHCWLYSYGLEAIPRAVARQREQRRQWQSSVTEVLRGLRRDLKAPAASSDSVAALRETIKQAELMAERENLQRWQAWVLEAHADEPRVMNIVEMPQDSAKWLRNQLLFSKANIQSESSLNATSVLCEALQTLTCQLDPHQGAR encoded by the coding sequence ATGCAAAATTCTATTGCGCTTGATTCTACCCGATTGCAGCGCCTACAGCAGGCACCGTTATGGGAATTTGCGCTGGCGCTTTACGCCAAGCCTGGTGTTGAGACTGCTTGTCTGACGCTCCAGGAGGAGGCTGAGCTGGATGTTTGCGAGCTACTATTCCATTGCTGGCTCTACTCATATGGTTTAGAAGCGATCCCCCGCGCGGTCGCTCGCCAGCGCGAGCAGCGTCGTCAATGGCAGAGCAGTGTCACGGAAGTTTTGCGTGGTTTACGCCGTGATTTAAAAGCCCCGGCAGCGTCTAGTGACTCTGTGGCAGCGCTGCGGGAAACCATTAAGCAGGCGGAACTAATGGCCGAGCGTGAGAACCTTCAACGTTGGCAAGCGTGGGTTTTAGAAGCGCATGCTGATGAGCCGCGTGTAATGAATATCGTCGAAATGCCGCAAGATTCGGCTAAATGGCTGCGAAATCAGCTGCTTTTTAGTAAAGCTAACATCCAATCGGAGAGTAGCTTAAATGCCACCTCGGTACTGTGCGAGGCGCTACAAACGCTTACTTGCCAGCTTGACCCTCATCAAGGAGCGCGCTAG
- a CDS encoding ATP-binding cassette domain-containing protein, producing the protein MIALRQVALQRGTQTLLDNADVTLNNGVKAGIIGANGAGKSSLFKLLLGEIAPDQGDVEMSGGQRIAHMAQEVDALDRPIIEYVLDGDLALRQAEADLLAAREAGEAHREAELHGLIETLDGYRAESRAAQLLVGLGFLQTDLTRPLSAFSGGWRMRVNLARTLFMPSDLLLLDEPTNHLDLDALLWLEQWLTRYPGTLLLISHDRDFLDAVCDHIVHMHHQTLELYRGNYSQFERTRAEKLALQQAEAAKQQARREEIERFIARFKAQATKAKQAQSRVKMLERMEDIAVAHVDSPFHFTLPAADKTSRPLLVLDQAQLGYRGKKGDGSDDNIQLDKVNVTLLPGSRIGLLGPNGAGKSTLIKSLTGELELLNGKRVPGEHLAIGYFAQHQLESLDVSSTPFVHVQRLSPTASDQDIRNFLGGFGFKGDDAFGKVANYSGGEKARLALALVAWQKPNLLLLDEPTNHLDLEMREALTQALASFEGTVILVSHDRHLLRATVDEFWRVADHRVEPFDGDLEDYRVWLKARLEESRRDSRGEKTERQNQQPSGDSREARKASRKAAAELREKLRPLKKQRDQAEKAMEKTQQELDKLEQVLADPALYTDSARKPELTKTLSQQADIKARLNEAEQQWLSAEEALEAMEAELLASEETAS; encoded by the coding sequence ATGATCGCACTGCGCCAAGTCGCCCTGCAACGCGGCACGCAAACGCTACTCGACAATGCAGACGTTACCCTTAATAACGGGGTGAAGGCCGGTATTATCGGGGCAAACGGCGCCGGCAAATCGAGCCTGTTTAAACTGCTGCTGGGCGAGATTGCTCCTGACCAGGGCGATGTCGAAATGAGCGGTGGCCAGCGCATTGCGCATATGGCTCAGGAAGTCGATGCCCTTGACCGCCCTATTATTGAGTATGTACTTGATGGCGACTTGGCGCTGCGCCAGGCAGAAGCCGACTTATTGGCTGCCCGTGAAGCCGGTGAGGCCCACCGGGAAGCCGAACTGCACGGCTTGATTGAAACCCTGGACGGCTACCGCGCGGAGTCGCGCGCAGCACAGCTACTGGTGGGGCTAGGCTTCCTTCAGACCGATCTCACCCGCCCACTCTCGGCGTTTTCCGGCGGCTGGCGGATGCGGGTCAACCTCGCCCGTACGCTGTTTATGCCTTCTGACCTTCTGCTGCTGGATGAGCCCACCAACCACCTGGATCTGGACGCCCTGCTGTGGCTGGAGCAGTGGCTGACCCGCTACCCTGGCACGCTGCTGCTGATTTCCCACGACCGCGACTTTCTGGATGCCGTGTGCGATCACATCGTGCACATGCATCACCAAACGCTGGAGCTTTACCGCGGCAATTACTCCCAGTTTGAGCGCACCCGCGCCGAAAAGCTCGCCTTGCAGCAAGCCGAAGCCGCCAAGCAGCAGGCCCGCCGTGAAGAGATAGAGCGCTTTATCGCCCGCTTTAAAGCCCAGGCGACCAAGGCGAAGCAGGCACAAAGCCGGGTCAAGATGCTGGAGCGGATGGAAGATATCGCTGTAGCCCATGTGGATTCTCCCTTCCACTTCACCTTGCCTGCTGCCGATAAAACATCGCGCCCGCTACTGGTGCTTGATCAGGCGCAGCTAGGCTATCGCGGTAAAAAGGGCGACGGAAGCGACGACAACATCCAGTTGGACAAGGTGAACGTTACCCTGCTGCCCGGCAGCCGCATTGGCCTGTTAGGCCCCAACGGGGCGGGTAAATCGACGCTAATTAAGTCGCTCACCGGCGAACTTGAGTTACTTAACGGCAAGCGCGTGCCTGGCGAGCATTTGGCGATTGGCTACTTTGCTCAGCATCAGCTTGAGAGCCTGGATGTTTCATCGACGCCCTTTGTTCATGTCCAGCGCCTTTCGCCCACCGCCAGCGATCAGGATATCCGTAACTTCCTGGGCGGTTTTGGGTTTAAGGGCGACGACGCCTTCGGCAAAGTCGCCAACTACTCAGGCGGCGAGAAAGCCCGCTTGGCGCTGGCGCTCGTTGCTTGGCAAAAACCCAACCTGCTGCTGCTCGATGAGCCGACCAACCACCTGGATCTAGAAATGCGCGAAGCGCTGACTCAGGCGCTGGCAAGCTTTGAAGGCACGGTGATTCTGGTGTCTCACGACCGGCACTTGCTGCGCGCCACGGTCGATGAGTTTTGGCGGGTAGCGGATCACCGCGTTGAGCCTTTCGACGGCGATTTAGAAGATTACCGCGTTTGGCTTAAAGCGCGCCTGGAGGAGAGCCGCCGGGATTCCCGCGGCGAAAAAACCGAGCGCCAGAACCAGCAACCCAGTGGCGACAGCCGTGAAGCGCGCAAGGCATCACGTAAAGCGGCGGCCGAGCTGCGTGAGAAGCTACGCCCGCTGAAAAAACAGCGCGATCAGGCAGAAAAAGCCATGGAAAAGACCCAGCAGGAACTTGATAAGTTAGAACAAGTGCTGGCAGACCCAGCGCTCTACACCGACAGCGCCCGCAAACCCGAGCTGACCAAGACGCTTAGTCAGCAAGCTGATATCAAAGCGCGACTGAATGAAGCAGAACAACAATGGCTTAGCGCAGAAGAGGCGCTGGAAGCAATGGAAGCCGAGCTGCTCGCCAGCGAAGAGACGGCTAGCTAG
- the dctP gene encoding TRAP transporter substrate-binding protein DctP, with product MKASKPVFNRSVTTKLVTTASVGALLMGMTAVAQADNWRYAHEEYEGDVQDVFAYAFKEHIEENSDHTVQVYRFGELGESDDIMEQTQNGILQFVNQSPGFTGALIPEAQIFFIPYLLPTDEETVLTFFEESEAINEMFPELYAEQGLELLKMYPEGEMVITTDEPISSPEDMDNKKIRTMTNPLLSETYDAFGATPTPLPWGEVYGGLQTGIIDGQENPIFWIESGGLYEVSPHLTFTGHGWFTTAMMANQDFYEGLSEEDQTLVDEASQAAYDHTIEHIQGLAEESLAKIQEASDEVTVTRLDEEQIQAFRDRAPQVEEAFLEMTGDKGEELLEQFKADLEAVSNE from the coding sequence ATGAAGGCAAGCAAACCCGTATTTAATCGTTCTGTAACCACCAAATTAGTGACAACGGCAAGCGTGGGTGCACTGTTGATGGGTATGACGGCTGTCGCGCAAGCGGATAACTGGCGTTATGCTCATGAAGAGTACGAAGGCGACGTACAGGATGTCTTTGCCTATGCTTTTAAAGAGCATATCGAAGAGAACTCCGATCACACGGTTCAGGTTTACCGCTTTGGTGAGCTGGGCGAGTCTGACGATATTATGGAGCAGACTCAGAACGGTATTCTGCAGTTTGTGAACCAGTCACCCGGCTTTACCGGTGCATTGATTCCTGAAGCGCAAATTTTCTTCATTCCTTACCTGCTGCCGACCGACGAAGAGACCGTACTGACGTTCTTCGAAGAAAGCGAAGCAATCAACGAGATGTTCCCAGAGCTTTATGCCGAACAAGGCCTTGAGCTACTGAAGATGTATCCGGAAGGCGAAATGGTCATAACGACCGACGAGCCGATCAGCTCGCCGGAAGATATGGATAATAAGAAAATCCGTACCATGACCAACCCGCTGCTATCGGAAACCTACGACGCCTTTGGTGCGACGCCCACGCCGCTACCCTGGGGTGAAGTCTATGGTGGCCTACAGACCGGCATCATCGATGGTCAAGAGAACCCGATTTTCTGGATCGAATCCGGTGGTTTGTATGAGGTGTCTCCGCACCTGACCTTCACTGGTCATGGCTGGTTCACCACCGCGATGATGGCTAACCAAGACTTCTATGAAGGCCTGTCTGAAGAAGACCAGACACTGGTTGATGAAGCTTCACAAGCTGCTTATGACCACACCATCGAGCATATCCAAGGCTTGGCTGAAGAGTCGTTAGCGAAGATTCAGGAAGCGTCTGATGAAGTGACCGTAACGCGTCTGGATGAAGAGCAGATTCAAGCCTTCCGTGATCGTGCTCCACAGGTTGAAGAAGCCTTCTTGGAAATGACCGGCGACAAAGGCGAAGAATTGCTTGAGCAGTTCAAAGCCGATTTGGAAGCCGTAAGCAACGAGTAA